Below is a genomic region from Daphnia pulicaria isolate SC F1-1A chromosome 10, SC_F0-13Bv2, whole genome shotgun sequence.
CTAAGGGCCGAGCGGGACTCTCAAAACAAGAGGCTCTCGCCGCCACTTGAGTCAGTCGTCGTCCAAATAGCAGCCCGAGCAGTCGATGGATAGAAActtattttcaaatataaGTCATCGCCGAGAAGATTTCAAGTCAATTACCTAACGTGCTTCACAAGTTGGATATTTCACGCCCTCAGCTGAAGTTTATTCGATTAGGTTCTAGTATTTCACGTCCTGCAGCCGCATCCAGTGTGTGTTATTTTGCATTTCGCCATGTCGTTCAAGAAGCAAAATTGGGGCTGGATGAGACACGTCCTCACCGCCCTGTCCGTCCTCATCTTTGTGAGTGTCAATTTTATATTTGGCGTGTCAATCACGTTGTTTAGATTGCGCTAAATGTTTTATGTACCCCTCTTTATATATTGCGCAGTTTCTCGGTTGTATTGTCATCGGCTACATGTCCTGGGTATTGGCTACATCGACCACAGTCAATCGCTTCCTCTCCGGAACTCTGGTATGATGGACGACATTTATACATGCGcatgtttatttattcttttggctcatttgcttttattttcgcGTGTCGATTGACCATTTTGATGGCCGTtagatttttacatatacgGTGATCGCCCTGGGATTCTTCCTGTTCATCAACGGACTCGTCGGCTGGGTGGGCACAGTCAGTCAAAGCGTTTGGCTCATTCGTTTGGTACGTCCGgccattttcaatattttatgcGACATATCCGTTGAATTTTGAAAGGGATGTCTCTATAGCGACCACGAACATGAAAGCGTTTTCcatgtcattttcttttcattgaaaCAAATTCAGTTCCTTGGCGCTTCGGTTCTTTGCATCTTGGGAGAAATCGGTGGCATCATCACCCTCAACATAATTCAAATTCAGGTCAGTTATACGTTTCCGTCTCTTTCTATTATTTGTACAAACTTTCTTGTTAGTGGCACGTCtaattttcctcttttttttcgtaaatttCACATTCAACAACAATCGTCGTCAACAGACGGTAGACGTGGTGGAGCACGGATGGCTGGAACTCAACCAAGGCACAAGGAATATGATTCAGCTTAATGTAAGTGACCTCGTTTATTCAAACCAACACAGCAACATGTTCTGTCTGAAAATCAAGAGATACTATATTCATCATTGGCGGTCGTCAACCCGATCGATACTAGTAAAAACAAGCTATATAGATGCAGTATTAGCTAGAAGCGAATCTATAATGAACAATACCCACCAGTTGTCGACAGATTCCTTGAATAACAATGCCACCCGTTTCATCATAGTCCCGGTCAGTGGGGCGGGTATATTAGTGTGCTGGCCCGCACGCTTCACTAAACATCCCCCCGGATCCCTGCTATCCATtgaacgaaaaacaaacagatgGCACGTTgagttttagaaaaagaaaaaaaaaaaccaatggCCTACTTCCAATCTTGGCGTTATTATTACCTGAAAAGCCCGCAAGTAAAGTAGGTAATACTGCGCTACTGCCCACCctgaattttctttcaacgaccattgttaaaaaaaaagttgcgcttccatcttttttctcatctCTATATCTCCTCTCTACATCAcgacgtttcctttttttttttaatttaaatattcccgGGGCATTGAGCACATTTCGCCATCAGCACCGCCCCCAGAATAGAAAGAGATTTTGTCCAGATCTTATTATGTTCTCGTCCGACCTTGTTATTTCGTTTGCGTAATTGTAGATTAGATACATTAGACGTCGTTTATACGGTACATGGAtaaatctcttttctcttgacGCTGTTGGCCATATGTAGAATTCTTCACTAGGTTTATTCTTGGGgctatcttttattttatagttttctttaattttcgttTAGAATATTCTTTTGATTGTGAATGGCTGCGCCGTTGTGTCCGTTGTAggaacgaaagaagaaaaagaacagcaGGTGTTGGCTCGTCGTTTTATATCCCTATACTCGGCTTactatttttaaactttgtaTAGTCTTACACAGTTTCCTTGTTTGCTCTCTTTTAATTCACgctcaaaaagagaagaagaagagacaattgttttttttattttttcgctctGCTGCCGGAAAGTCGACGGTGCCAGCAGTTTCCCGCACTTAATAAATGTTGACACTCTCTGCTGCGTGTAAATGGGTGGTCAAAAACTCTGAAATAACCGCCAAGTGTGTAACACAAGTCCCGATATGTTGGAGGACGAGCAGCGGCAACATGTCAACATGTTGCGAAGGGGCTGTTGGCTTGATTGGCCCAGCAGTTGATGGCATCAGCACGGAAATATGGGCGACGCATGGCACACATATACGCGCCGACGCCGTTAAGAAAATACCGAAACGGTTAGGCCAACCTGAATAAATCTCTCCCGATATCGGATGAGAAACCACAGCGCCTTGTCTATATGATGAACAATACAGCAGATGGTCGAATATGCCATCGTTGgttgtgtgttattttttgagtcattctgtttttcttgtaTAGATGGAATGCTGCGGAT
It encodes:
- the LOC124314789 gene encoding tetraspanin-18-like isoform X2, whose product is MSFKKQNWGWMRHVLTALSVLIFFLGCIVIGYMSWVLATSTTVNRFLSGTLIFTYTVIALGFFLFINGLVGWVGTVSQSVWLIRLFLGASVLCILGEIGGIITLNIIQIQTVDVVEHGWLELNQGTRNMIQLNMECCGFSGPQEFAYSTLPIDDSCYEPHTDNSTDDDGSSIARSDWDETTFTTPHMRLKQIGCGQKLHKWFEENKVAWVAGLATIGAVEFMAAAVALFILRRLQTSLRPRTLSRRRLRQHETDMANDPLPSELP
- the LOC124314789 gene encoding tetraspanin-18-like isoform X1, which gives rise to MSFKKQNWGWMRHVLTALSVLIFVSFLGCIVIGYMSWVLATSTTVNRFLSGTLIFTYTVIALGFFLFINGLVGWVGTVSQSVWLIRLFLGASVLCILGEIGGIITLNIIQIQTVDVVEHGWLELNQGTRNMIQLNMECCGFSGPQEFAYSTLPIDDSCYEPHTDNSTDDDGSSIARSDWDETTFTTPHMRLKQIGCGQKLHKWFEENKVAWVAGLATIGAVEFMAAAVALFILRRLQTSLRPRTLSRRRLRQHETDMANDPLPSELP